One segment of Ignavibacteria bacterium DNA contains the following:
- the groL gene encoding chaperonin GroEL (60 kDa chaperone family; promotes refolding of misfolded polypeptides especially under stressful conditions; forms two stacked rings of heptamers to form a barrel-shaped 14mer; ends can be capped by GroES; misfolded proteins enter the barrel where they are refolded when GroES binds) has product MASKIITFDVDARAALKRGVDQLADAVKVTLGPKGRNVVIDKKFGAPTITKDGVTVAKEIELEDPIENLGASMVREVASKTSDIAGDGTTTATVLAQAIVAEGLKNVTAGANPMDLKRGIDMAVKAIHEGLRELSRPVPGKKEIAQVGTISANNDSTIGNLIADAMEKVGKDGVITVEEAKGTETSMDVVEGMQFDRGYLSPYFVTDADTMECVLENPYILIHDKKIGAIKDLLPILEKTAQSGRALLVISEDIEGEALATLVVNRLRGTLKIAAVKAPGFGDRRKAMLEDIAVLTGGTVVSEEKGYKLESTTLQQLGTAKRVAIDKDNTTLVEGAGSSDDIKKRINEIKSQIEKTTSDYDREKLQERLAKLSGGVAVLKIGAATEVEMKEKKARVEDALHATRAAVEEGIVPGGGVAYLRCLGKLDGLVTENRDQLTGIAIIRRAVEEPIRQILSNAGLEGSVIVAKIKEGTGSFGFNAYSETYEDLFEAGVIDPTKVSRVALENAASVASLLITTEATIVERPEKKEPAGHQHGGGGMDMY; this is encoded by the coding sequence ATGGCAAGCAAGATCATAACGTTCGATGTTGATGCCCGTGCAGCGCTTAAGCGCGGCGTGGATCAACTCGCAGACGCAGTGAAGGTCACACTCGGACCAAAGGGTCGCAATGTGGTGATCGACAAGAAGTTCGGCGCCCCAACGATCACCAAGGACGGTGTTACGGTGGCTAAGGAGATCGAACTCGAAGATCCGATCGAGAACCTCGGTGCATCGATGGTTCGCGAAGTAGCTTCGAAGACGAGTGATATCGCGGGTGACGGCACCACAACAGCCACGGTCCTGGCACAAGCGATCGTAGCAGAAGGTCTGAAGAATGTCACTGCCGGTGCCAATCCTATGGATCTCAAGCGCGGAATCGACATGGCTGTGAAGGCCATCCACGAAGGACTTCGCGAACTCTCTCGTCCGGTTCCGGGCAAGAAGGAGATCGCTCAGGTCGGTACGATCTCTGCAAACAACGATTCAACGATCGGTAACCTTATCGCCGATGCAATGGAGAAGGTCGGCAAAGACGGTGTTATCACGGTAGAGGAAGCAAAGGGTACCGAAACATCGATGGATGTTGTTGAAGGTATGCAGTTCGACCGCGGATATCTCTCGCCGTACTTCGTAACGGACGCAGACACGATGGAATGTGTTCTTGAGAATCCATACATCCTCATCCACGACAAGAAGATCGGTGCCATTAAGGACCTTCTTCCGATCCTGGAAAAGACCGCTCAGTCGGGTCGCGCACTCCTCGTGATCTCCGAAGACATCGAAGGTGAAGCACTTGCAACACTCGTCGTAAACCGTCTTCGCGGCACGCTGAAGATCGCTGCCGTCAAGGCTCCGGGCTTCGGGGATCGTCGCAAGGCAATGCTCGAAGACATCGCTGTTCTTACGGGCGGTACGGTTGTCTCCGAAGAAAAGGGCTATAAGCTCGAGAGCACAACTCTTCAACAACTCGGTACAGCCAAGCGTGTTGCGATCGACAAGGACAATACAACACTTGTTGAAGGCGCCGGTAGCTCGGATGATATCAAGAAGCGTATCAACGAGATCAAGTCACAGATCGAAAAGACAACAAGTGATTATGATCGCGAAAAACTTCAAGAGCGTCTCGCAAAGCTCTCCGGTGGTGTTGCCGTTCTCAAGATCGGTGCAGCAACGGAAGTTGAGATGAAGGAGAAGAAGGCCCGTGTTGAAGATGCACTCCATGCAACGCGAGCAGCCGTCGAAGAAGGTATCGTCCCTGGTGGCGGTGTGGCATATCTGCGCTGCCTCGGCAAGCTTGACGGATTGGTGACCGAAAACCGTGATCAACTCACAGGTATCGCCATCATCCGTCGCGCCGTGGAAGAGCCGATCCGTCAGATCCTCAGCAATGCCGGCCTCGAAGGTTCGGTCATCGTTGCCAAGATCAAGGAAGGCACCGGATCGTTCGGTTTCAATGCCTATTCGGAAACGTATGAGGATCTCTTCGAAGCCGGCGTGATCGACCCTACAAAGGTGTCCCGCGTGGCTCTCGAAAATGCCGCTTCGGTAGCATCCCTCCTCATCACCACCGAAGCCACGATCGTTGAGCGTCCGGAAAAGAAGGAACCAGCCGGACACCAGCACGGTGGCGGCGGAATGGACATGTATTAA
- a CDS encoding tRNA threonylcarbamoyladenosine dehydratase — MTDAGWSSRTRLLLGDEAVDNLANMHVLVVGMGGVGSYAAEFIARAGVGRMTIVDGDVVDPSNRNRQLPALTSTEGQYKVDVMRDRLRLINPDLRLIPLREFLTPAKIDRILSTSYDYVVDAIDSLTPKITLLHRAHAKGLKLVSSMGAGGKIDPTKVRVADISETQKCGLARFVRKRLKRHGISDGITAVYSLEETDEDSLMFTDGLNFKKSAFGTVSYLPAAFGGACASVVIRDLSGKFP, encoded by the coding sequence ATGACGGATGCGGGATGGTCATCCCGCACACGACTCCTCCTTGGCGACGAAGCCGTTGACAACCTGGCCAACATGCACGTACTCGTTGTGGGTATGGGCGGCGTTGGGTCATATGCAGCTGAATTCATCGCACGCGCCGGTGTGGGACGCATGACGATCGTAGATGGAGATGTGGTAGACCCCTCCAACCGTAACCGACAACTTCCTGCACTTACATCAACCGAAGGCCAGTATAAGGTTGATGTTATGCGAGACCGACTCCGCTTGATCAATCCTGATCTACGGCTCATACCGCTTAGAGAATTCCTCACACCGGCAAAGATCGATCGCATCCTGTCCACCTCGTATGACTACGTGGTTGATGCCATTGACTCGCTCACGCCAAAGATCACGCTTCTTCATCGTGCACATGCTAAGGGTCTGAAGCTCGTGAGCTCCATGGGGGCAGGGGGCAAGATCGATCCTACCAAGGTCCGCGTTGCCGATATCTCAGAGACGCAGAAGTGTGGTTTAGCGCGCTTTGTTCGGAAGCGTCTTAAGCGGCACGGTATTAGTGACGGGATCACAGCCGTGTATTCACTCGAAGAGACCGACGAAGATTCCCTGATGTTCACCGACGGATTGAACTTCAAGAAGTCGGCATTCGGTACGGTTTCCTACCTTCCCGCCGCATTCGGTGGTGCCTGTGCGAGCGTGGTCATCCGAGATCTCTCCGGCAAGTTCCCATGA
- the groES gene encoding co-chaperone GroES has translation MNLTPLHDRVLVKAAEAEEVTKGGIIIPDTAKEKPMQGVIVAVGTGKQTDDGKVTPLQVKVGDKVLYGKYAGTEISVEGDDFLIMREADIFAVIK, from the coding sequence ATGAATCTTACGCCATTGCACGACAGAGTGCTTGTAAAGGCTGCGGAAGCCGAAGAGGTGACCAAGGGCGGAATCATCATCCCTGATACGGCCAAAGAAAAGCCGATGCAAGGTGTGATCGTTGCCGTTGGAACAGGCAAGCAAACGGATGATGGTAAGGTTACGCCGCTTCAGGTGAAGGTTGGCGACAAGGTGCTTTACGGCAAATACGCCGGCACAGAGATCAGCGTAGAAGGCGATGACTTCCTCATCATGCGCGAAGCAGACATCTTCGCTGTCATCAAGTAA
- a CDS encoding glutathione peroxidase gives MNTTLHEFSLKDIDGTPTDLSAYKGKVVLIVNVASFCGYTKQYTSLEKLYRTYSDKGLVILGIPSNDFGEQEPGTEEEIKSFCSTKYDVTFPMFSKIVVKGDEKAPLYQWLTSGDGDASLVGEVSWNFERFLVGKDGKLIGRFATKMEPMAPELISAIESALSH, from the coding sequence ATGAATACAACCCTGCACGAATTCTCGCTCAAGGATATCGATGGCACTCCAACGGATCTCTCGGCATATAAGGGCAAGGTAGTGCTCATCGTGAACGTTGCGTCGTTCTGTGGATACACAAAGCAATACACCTCGCTTGAGAAGCTCTATCGCACCTATTCGGACAAGGGGCTCGTCATCCTCGGGATCCCGTCCAATGACTTCGGCGAACAGGAGCCCGGCACGGAAGAGGAGATCAAGTCGTTCTGCTCTACCAAGTATGACGTCACGTTCCCGATGTTCTCGAAGATCGTAGTGAAGGGCGATGAAAAGGCGCCCCTTTACCAATGGCTCACGAGTGGCGACGGTGATGCCTCTCTCGTTGGCGAGGTCAGCTGGAACTTTGAGAGATTCCTTGTAGGCAAGGACGGCAAGCTCATTGGCAGGTTCGCTACGAAGATGGAACCGATGGCCCCAGAGCTGATCAGTGCTATCGAATCTGCCCTATCTCACTGA
- a CDS encoding class I SAM-dependent methyltransferase, with translation MMYENAVTYVHRILRDVIRPGSVVIDATMGNGWDTALMAVLAGEGGTVYGFDIQPIALDVTKTRISGVAADVRLILSGHEEMSTHVDPEHHGKVRAVTFNLGYLPGGDKDITTHADTTRKAIEQARAMLAPDGVITIVCYRHAEGERELDVVRGLLAALPQHANTCTETTFLNQAGNPPVVFVVVART, from the coding sequence ATGATGTATGAAAATGCTGTGACGTATGTACACCGGATCCTGCGTGATGTGATCCGTCCGGGCTCCGTTGTGATCGATGCCACCATGGGAAATGGGTGGGACACGGCCCTGATGGCTGTACTTGCCGGTGAAGGGGGGACGGTGTATGGGTTCGACATCCAGCCAATTGCCTTGGACGTCACAAAAACTCGCATCTCTGGCGTAGCCGCAGATGTCCGCCTCATCCTGTCTGGTCACGAGGAAATGTCCACCCACGTCGATCCGGAACACCATGGCAAGGTGCGTGCTGTTACCTTCAATCTTGGATACCTCCCGGGTGGAGACAAGGATATCACCACCCATGCCGACACTACGCGCAAGGCGATCGAGCAAGCTCGCGCCATGCTCGCACCGGATGGCGTGATCACCATCGTGTGTTATCGTCATGCCGAGGGCGAACGAGAACTCGACGTGGTGCGCGGACTCCTCGCAGCCCTCCCTCAGCACGCGAACACGTGCACAGAAACAACGTTTCTCAATCAGGCCGGGAATCCTCCGGTGGTATTCGTTGTTGTGGCACGAACATAA
- a CDS encoding TatD family hydrolase — protein MLYVDAHSHSRSANKDVTTLVNIRITASTEVFETDGICTVGLHPWDARDDWRDAVDLIEELASEELVLGIGECGLDRACDSPWIHQVDSFEYIGDLAERVSKPLIIHCVKAHDELLRINKFIDPTQQWVLHGFVKGADLARQCLDAGMILSFGAAVLNESASLVEAVRLCPADKFLLETDDDDVKIEDVYSAVAAMRGVPLEDLCATLHQTFEAVFKQ, from the coding sequence ATGTTGTACGTCGACGCCCACTCGCACAGCCGGTCCGCCAACAAGGACGTGACCACCCTGGTCAATATTCGTATTACGGCCTCTACCGAGGTCTTTGAAACGGATGGTATCTGCACAGTTGGTCTGCATCCATGGGATGCCCGTGACGATTGGCGGGATGCCGTAGACCTCATCGAAGAACTTGCTTCAGAAGAATTAGTCCTCGGTATCGGCGAGTGTGGACTCGATAGAGCGTGTGATTCGCCGTGGATCCATCAAGTGGATTCATTCGAATACATCGGAGACCTGGCTGAGCGGGTATCAAAGCCCCTTATCATCCATTGTGTGAAAGCTCACGACGAGCTTCTTCGCATCAACAAGTTCATCGATCCAACACAACAATGGGTCCTGCATGGATTTGTGAAGGGGGCAGACCTTGCCAGACAATGCCTTGATGCCGGAATGATCCTGTCCTTCGGCGCAGCAGTGTTGAATGAGTCCGCGTCACTTGTTGAAGCGGTGCGTCTATGCCCGGCCGACAAGTTTCTGCTCGAGACAGACGATGATGATGTGAAGATCGAAGATGTCTATTCTGCCGTGGCCGCGATGCGCGGTGTGCCCCTTGAGGACCTATGCGCGACCCTGCATCAGACTTTCGAAGCCGTCTTCAAGCAATGA
- a CDS encoding S8 family serine peptidase has translation MLKYFLVVTASLSLISVVYAQRGTDLVQIVSRPDHPLVFRGEVFIERTKNTPAERQIRSNWYARGRFILETEPALMDSTAYSVFICSENLHETKGINQSVLGRIKEAIRPFSKAKISKALHRVHPREHTQQFVVTFADVEQVVAIEEALRAANVGSAYFDDDWTAVTGVPNDGVFDPRLSTAYLYSTGIDDQYYHHAHNSRTRAWGWFSIKAPIAWDISRGTSGVVIGITDNFNTCKPSPVTTDLEERRTVNGTGNVRRIVSTTTSAYTNLPVNTGNGVDKSTYPIKTGHGYSVLGTILSRTNNDPHNAPGQGPEGSAAGTCPECTGVLFPLNPPSEAFLGDPCSTPSPNAIDGTKDVSLTYDLDMFDDFDLDFTNDTNGRMKRLDILNCSYVGGNGILHRRLLRNGVAIVAAAGNDWGIAPFDPAATLVMDQQPGRDTKVLAVGSISDGELFGSDCQPWGTPHMMPPIWKGSEQFTKGFVYSPDALKFSLANTQIREGEKRNAYMDVVAPGGNVWTTFETTGSNADPRGYAFQTGTSISTGIVSGIVGLMFSVNANMGVAMDTITDLPATGANGLDVQRKMYDIVTFTADKISDLDPTYAYATQTNDTLRRTWSRRMGFGKINAYRAVTHSIPCKGDYEYTTSASPEFSADVRNADGIRLMHWGARIKDSIDWPLTDLRGGTAGNDGVVEVLRFGGRSLPGQTHNNHGVTRITSTTTDVIISVPDSATLCIDGLLMSEGSTKIHEVRATNDHSTIMAEGLLRNIDLIGRLRISDLIVDGMDAQPTLRFTHDGDIYGYVQLTQRGSIDVNDSAGSCRLRPGSHVRMSGIKNITVRNGSELIIDHASRITRTGAQEIEVKDNASMRVLAGAKTHIGAKVRVRAGSSFIIEDSAVVFLHDLIVEAGGTFKVMEGAHVAFGDSVIDINGHFDVVGGTTAKERIVLTTTIADNCVFDARDHASLNSRTRIRMVGNTPNWRLSSFALQYADMKNVSVSLSNVSSLPIRSCAFSVRRDLPSINSAPQWLADPFMVKASTTVVPADAPESYHFIAILNSSFIDSAGSVPVEFYQAPYGESMKRYRASAIQAQGMIRTDVTGCTFTHLHEGVTATGGTFTTVNSSTFTEMDHGVITRDDQPRICRNTFLSVEYPVSVFNVQRAYHNDNTFANARICFRIENSEMQAFRNNEFSDYWKGIVVNTAVAALTSLRQSESRYEMEMYGRNRFDVPDPQAFMNAPYTHPNPFMRRVDAGLYNADVETMADLAADAAGGLFLVRCGLNRFGTFTTAHVAYMEPEPLTIDFSNNNCRPFAAVRSRNVGAFGAPLNVDALADDMCGPMFDENNCSDEVWRDGRNEIPAGETFKRRIDQGGTSTGPEEQTFNIALSRAMFTDLASTLRTVLTDVQPSDEIFVTGLLGNETKVTVGTYSVEIRRNGAVHQHLLLLVTP, from the coding sequence ATGCTAAAGTATTTCTTAGTAGTTACGGCGAGCCTGAGTCTGATCTCAGTTGTGTACGCTCAGCGAGGAACTGACCTAGTTCAGATCGTTTCGAGGCCAGATCACCCTCTGGTATTCAGAGGAGAGGTCTTTATTGAGCGGACGAAGAACACTCCGGCGGAGCGTCAGATCCGCTCTAACTGGTATGCACGGGGGCGATTCATATTGGAAACGGAACCGGCGCTGATGGACTCCACAGCTTATAGTGTCTTCATCTGCAGTGAGAATCTGCATGAGACTAAGGGAATCAACCAGAGTGTCCTCGGACGGATCAAAGAGGCCATTCGCCCCTTTTCCAAAGCAAAGATCTCAAAGGCACTTCATCGAGTCCATCCGCGTGAGCATACTCAGCAGTTTGTGGTCACATTTGCGGATGTAGAGCAAGTAGTAGCCATTGAAGAGGCACTGAGAGCCGCCAATGTGGGTTCCGCGTACTTCGATGATGACTGGACAGCCGTTACGGGTGTCCCGAATGACGGAGTCTTTGATCCGCGTCTTTCAACAGCCTATCTCTACTCGACAGGAATTGATGATCAGTACTACCATCATGCACACAACTCGCGAACACGAGCTTGGGGATGGTTCAGCATCAAGGCTCCGATAGCATGGGATATCAGCCGCGGTACGTCGGGTGTGGTGATCGGCATCACAGACAACTTCAATACATGCAAACCATCACCTGTTACAACAGATCTTGAAGAACGGCGAACTGTTAATGGGACGGGAAACGTTCGCCGAATTGTCTCGACAACCACGAGTGCCTATACAAATCTGCCCGTGAACACTGGTAATGGCGTTGACAAGAGTACGTATCCGATTAAGACCGGCCATGGATACTCGGTTCTTGGTACGATCCTGAGCAGAACCAACAACGACCCGCATAACGCTCCGGGTCAAGGTCCAGAGGGATCTGCAGCCGGCACATGTCCGGAATGTACCGGAGTGCTGTTCCCGTTGAACCCACCATCGGAAGCCTTCCTGGGCGACCCATGCTCAACACCGTCTCCAAATGCGATCGACGGAACAAAGGATGTATCGCTGACATACGACCTCGATATGTTCGATGATTTCGACCTAGACTTCACAAATGATACGAATGGTCGGATGAAGCGGTTAGACATCCTCAATTGCAGCTATGTTGGTGGCAATGGCATTCTGCATCGGCGTCTGCTTCGTAACGGCGTGGCGATCGTGGCTGCAGCCGGTAACGATTGGGGTATAGCGCCATTCGATCCGGCGGCAACACTCGTGATGGATCAGCAGCCAGGGCGGGACACCAAGGTCCTTGCCGTTGGTTCTATCTCTGATGGTGAACTCTTCGGTTCGGATTGCCAACCCTGGGGTACTCCTCATATGATGCCTCCGATATGGAAGGGGTCTGAACAGTTCACAAAGGGTTTCGTCTATTCACCCGATGCCCTCAAATTCTCACTTGCCAATACGCAGATACGAGAGGGTGAAAAGCGAAACGCCTACATGGATGTGGTAGCACCAGGAGGCAATGTTTGGACCACCTTTGAAACAACAGGCTCAAATGCAGATCCACGCGGCTATGCGTTTCAAACCGGTACGTCGATCTCAACGGGAATCGTGAGCGGCATCGTAGGGCTCATGTTCTCAGTGAACGCCAATATGGGCGTAGCGATGGACACGATAACAGATCTGCCGGCTACCGGAGCAAATGGACTGGATGTTCAACGGAAGATGTATGACATCGTCACGTTCACAGCAGACAAGATCTCTGATCTCGACCCGACGTATGCATATGCAACGCAGACAAACGACACTCTCCGTCGCACCTGGTCACGCCGCATGGGGTTCGGGAAGATCAATGCCTACAGAGCTGTGACGCACTCCATCCCGTGCAAGGGCGACTATGAATACACAACCTCCGCATCACCGGAATTCTCAGCGGATGTTCGTAATGCGGACGGTATACGACTCATGCATTGGGGTGCTCGGATCAAGGATAGTATTGACTGGCCCCTTACAGACCTACGCGGTGGAACGGCCGGGAATGACGGCGTCGTAGAAGTCCTTCGATTCGGTGGCAGAAGTCTACCGGGACAGACTCATAACAACCACGGCGTTACCCGGATCACCTCAACAACCACGGACGTGATCATCTCGGTTCCGGATTCAGCTACGTTATGCATCGACGGGCTTCTCATGAGCGAGGGATCCACGAAGATCCACGAAGTACGAGCAACAAATGATCATTCAACTATCATGGCTGAAGGCCTTTTGCGGAATATCGATCTCATTGGTCGGCTACGTATCAGCGACCTCATTGTGGACGGTATGGATGCACAGCCAACACTGCGATTCACACACGATGGTGATATCTATGGCTACGTTCAACTGACGCAACGTGGCTCGATCGACGTGAACGATTCGGCTGGATCTTGTCGGCTTCGTCCCGGATCACATGTTCGGATGTCCGGCATCAAGAACATCACTGTACGAAATGGCAGCGAGCTCATCATCGACCACGCGTCTCGTATCACGAGAACTGGAGCACAGGAGATCGAAGTGAAGGACAACGCTTCCATGCGCGTACTCGCTGGTGCCAAGACACACATTGGTGCAAAGGTTCGCGTACGAGCTGGCTCGTCGTTCATTATCGAAGACTCCGCTGTTGTCTTCCTTCATGATCTTATCGTTGAGGCAGGCGGCACGTTCAAGGTGATGGAGGGGGCTCACGTAGCATTTGGTGATTCCGTCATTGATATCAACGGTCACTTCGATGTTGTTGGAGGAACCACGGCGAAGGAGCGTATCGTTCTCACAACAACTATCGCTGACAACTGCGTCTTTGATGCCCGCGATCACGCCTCATTGAATTCGCGAACACGAATTCGTATGGTCGGCAACACACCGAACTGGCGCCTGAGCAGCTTTGCTCTTCAATACGCAGACATGAAGAATGTATCCGTCAGTTTGTCAAACGTCTCATCGTTGCCGATCCGCTCATGCGCCTTCTCTGTACGTAGAGACCTGCCTTCGATCAACTCCGCTCCGCAATGGCTTGCAGATCCGTTCATGGTAAAGGCGTCAACTACAGTGGTACCTGCCGATGCTCCGGAGTCCTATCATTTCATAGCAATCCTCAACTCAAGCTTCATTGATAGTGCCGGATCGGTGCCCGTGGAATTCTATCAGGCCCCCTACGGAGAATCGATGAAGAGGTATCGCGCTTCCGCTATTCAGGCGCAAGGCATGATACGAACGGATGTAACGGGATGTACCTTCACACATCTGCACGAAGGAGTCACGGCCACTGGCGGAACATTCACAACGGTAAATAGCTCCACATTTACTGAGATGGATCATGGAGTGATCACTCGCGACGATCAACCGAGGATCTGTAGAAACACATTCCTCTCTGTTGAGTATCCTGTATCCGTCTTCAATGTTCAACGCGCGTATCACAACGACAATACCTTCGCCAACGCTCGAATCTGCTTCCGTATTGAGAACTCTGAAATGCAGGCATTCCGCAACAACGAGTTTTCGGACTATTGGAAGGGCATCGTTGTCAACACAGCAGTTGCTGCACTCACGTCACTTCGCCAATCCGAATCCCGGTACGAAATGGAGATGTATGGTCGAAACCGTTTTGATGTGCCGGATCCACAAGCATTCATGAACGCACCGTACACCCATCCCAATCCATTCATGCGTAGAGTCGATGCTGGTCTCTACAATGCAGATGTTGAGACGATGGCAGACCTAGCGGCCGATGCGGCCGGTGGACTCTTCCTCGTACGTTGTGGATTGAACAGATTCGGCACCTTCACCACGGCGCACGTTGCCTACATGGAACCGGAGCCCCTTACCATCGACTTTTCAAACAACAACTGCAGACCGTTCGCTGCTGTTCGTTCGAGGAACGTTGGAGCATTCGGTGCACCACTGAATGTTGATGCGCTCGCCGATGATATGTGCGGGCCGATGTTCGATGAGAACAACTGCTCAGACGAGGTGTGGCGCGATGGCCGTAATGAGATACCTGCAGGAGAGACCTTCAAGCGTAGGATCGACCAAGGGGGCACATCCACCGGACCTGAGGAGCAGACCTTCAACATCGCATTGTCACGTGCGATGTTCACCGATCTGGCGTCAACACTTCGGACTGTTCTTACAGACGTTCAGCCATCAGACGAGATCTTCGTTACGGGGCTTCTTGGTAACGAAACAAAGGTCACGGTTGGAACCTACTCTGTTGAGATCCGACGCAATGGGGCCGTGCATCAGCACCTTCTGCTCTTGGTCACGCCGTAG
- a CDS encoding FAD-binding oxidoreductase yields MNHAHIVGTGLAGSLLAWELKKLGVEVTSVNTNDPESSSHVAAGMITPITGRRLKPTWRGNELTQIARTTYAEMEKTFSVSLWRDWTLKRVFKEEIMRTWFHERQERNEYDPIVVTDIEPGIHDGINYPYGGFQHGDVATVDIPTLIRHVEGSFSKHINDAATTHSPDITITCTGYRTLHHPLWSWLPIEPSKGEILDVSIPGLELDHILTNGTWILPVGGSVFRIGATHDWDDHEPHPTGAGRDKLLADAQRLIRNEIIVLGQRAAIRPSTKFKRPFAGRHPLDQKQAVFTGLGTKGALQGPWAAQQLARHLVLGEPLDPEIDINRWWKS; encoded by the coding sequence ATGAACCATGCCCATATCGTTGGTACCGGATTGGCCGGGTCACTCCTAGCCTGGGAGCTAAAGAAACTCGGCGTTGAAGTCACATCGGTCAACACCAATGATCCCGAGTCTTCCTCGCACGTGGCTGCAGGAATGATCACTCCGATAACCGGGCGAAGGCTCAAACCAACCTGGCGCGGGAATGAGCTTACGCAGATCGCCCGAACAACCTATGCAGAAATGGAGAAGACGTTCAGCGTATCCCTGTGGCGGGATTGGACGCTCAAACGAGTGTTTAAGGAAGAGATCATGCGAACATGGTTCCATGAACGTCAAGAACGGAATGAGTACGATCCAATCGTGGTGACCGACATCGAACCCGGTATTCATGACGGCATCAACTATCCCTATGGCGGCTTCCAACACGGCGATGTTGCAACGGTGGACATTCCCACGCTCATTCGTCATGTCGAGGGGAGCTTTTCCAAACACATTAACGATGCAGCAACGACGCATAGTCCTGATATCACGATTACGTGCACTGGCTACCGAACTCTTCATCACCCTTTGTGGTCGTGGCTTCCGATCGAGCCGTCGAAAGGTGAGATCTTGGATGTCTCGATTCCCGGACTCGAACTGGATCATATCCTCACAAACGGTACATGGATCCTTCCGGTAGGGGGCTCTGTGTTTCGTATCGGCGCCACGCACGATTGGGATGATCATGAGCCTCATCCAACCGGCGCCGGAAGGGACAAACTCCTTGCCGATGCTCAGCGGCTCATCCGCAATGAGATCATCGTGTTGGGACAGAGAGCTGCGATCCGTCCGTCCACAAAGTTCAAACGTCCGTTCGCCGGACGTCATCCACTAGATCAAAAACAAGCCGTATTCACAGGTCTCGGAACAAAAGGGGCTTTGCAAGGTCCATGGGCTGCACAACAACTTGCCAGGCATCTCGTTCTAGGGGAGCCCCTTGACCCAGAGATCGATATCAATCGTTGGTGGAAATCATGA